A segment of the Synechococcus sp. MEDNS5 genome:
GAACGCAGGGTTCAAATTCACTGCCCAAAGCAACGTCAGAAAGCGGATCTGATCGAGCTGGTTCAGCGCAACGCCGACTATGAGTTGCAGCGCGCCAAACAAGGTCAGGAACAGCAGGCTCTGGCAACGGAGGATCTGGCCCAGCTCCTTGAGCTTCCAGTGCCACCGAGACGAATCGAGGGCTACGACATCAGTCACATTCAGGGGAGTGATGCCGTTGCATCCCAGGTTGTCTTCATTGATGGTCTTCCTGCTAAGCAGCATTACCGCAAATACAAGATTCGCAGCAGCAGCATCCGCGCTGGTCACAGCGATGACTTCATGGCCATGGCGGAGATCATGCGCAGGCGTTTCCGGCGATGGGCTCGGGCCAAGAGAGAGGGTGTGGATGTGGGAGCACTGCGTCAGAAAGGCGGCAGCGCTTTGCAGACCGATGGACTCAACGACTGGCCTGATGTGGTGATGATTGATGGAGGGAAAGGTCAGTTATCGGCGGTGATGGAGGCGTTAAGGGAACTGGATCTGCACGAGGACCTCACCATCTGCTCTCTGGCCAAACAACGGGAGGAGATTTTTCTGCCTGGGGAAAGCCAGCCGCTCGAGACTGATAGGGACCAATTGGGAGTCGCCCTGCTGCGCAGGCTCCGCGATGAAGCCCACCGTTTTGCCGTCAGCTTTCATCGTCAGAAGCGTGGGGAACGCATGAAACGGTCGCGCCTCTCGGATATCCCCGGGGTAGGACCGAAGCGGGTGAAAGACCTGCTCGCCCATTTCCATTCGATTGATGCCATTCAATTGGCTTCGGTCGAGACCCTTGCCAAGGCCCCCGGCGTGGGGATCGCTTTAGCGCGCGATATCCGCCGGTTCTTCCACCCCGAAGAGGACACAGAGCAGGATGGAGCGGTTCAAGTCTCGGAGCCGATCAGCCGATGATCCGCGTTCTGCCGTTGATCCTCTGTCTGATCGGCATGGTTTCAGGCGCCTGGTTTCCCAATCCTGCTTACGCCTCACCAGGACTCTGTACGGGTCCTGTTTGCGCTGATGACATCACCAGAAGTGCAAAAAACCACTGGCAACTGGTGCTCAAATTGAATGATCAACAGGGACATCGTGAAAAGGTGGTGATGAACTGCCTCGCAGGGCAGCTGAGCCCGAGCTCCGGCCCCGTGGATCGGGCCTATGCCACCGCCCTTGGCCGCAGGGCCTGTCGGTTGGCCGGTGAGGGCCGCTGACAATGGAGATCACCCTGGTATTCCCCCATCAGCTGTTTGCGGACCATCCGGCCATCAGCAAGGGGCGTCCCGTGGCCCTGATCGAGGACCCACTCCTCTTCGGCACGGATCCGCAATGGCCGATCCGAGTGCACAGGCAGCGCCTTCTGCTGCACAGGGCCTCAATGACGGTGTATGCGGAGACGTTGCGGGGTAAGGGTTACACCGTTTTCCATCGCCGCCATCACCAAGCGAGCACCACCGAAGATCACCTTCAAGCCCTGCTGGAATCTGGGTTCGTCAGCTACCACCTGGCTGATCCGCTCGACCACCTGCTCGAGAAACGCTTGCGGCGGTTCGTGGACCGCACGGGGGGAGTACTGCAGATCCTGGACTCGCCGATGCTTCTCACTCCGGCTTCGATGGTTGAGGAGCACTTCGCCACCGGCCGCAAACCCTTTATGGCCAAGTTCTATGAGCATCAGCGCCGGCGGATGGGGTTGCTTCTCGACGGCGACGGAGGACCGCTTGGGGGCCAATGGAGTTTCGATGCCGACAATCGCAAGAAGCTCCCAAAAGGGATCAGCGTTCCAGCCGAGCCCTTTCATGACAGTGGTGCCGAAGTCGAACAAGCTCGTCGAGAACTCGAGGCTGAGCACTGTCCTGGCATCGGCAGCTGGGAGCCCTTCGGTTACCCGATTCGGCATGAGGATGCGGAACGATGGTTGCAGACGTTCCTTGACCATCGCTTCCGTGACTTTGGTGCTTATGAGGATGCGATCAGCACCCAGTACCGGGTGATGTGGCACAGCGTTCTCACGCCGATGCTCAACGTGGGTCTGCTAACGCCACAACAGGTTCTTGACCGCACCCTCGAGCGTGCTGCGGACGGTGACATTCCTCTCAATTCTCTGGAGGGATTCATTCGTCAGATCGTCGGATGGCGGGAATTCATGGCCGTGATGTATCGCCGGCATGGTGTGGTCATGCGCAACAGCAATTTCTGGGAGTTTGAGGACAGACCAATCCCTGACGCCTTCTACACCGGGACAACGGGACTTCCTCCGGTTGATGACGCCATCAGCCATGCCCTGAGCAGTGGCTACTGCCATCACATCGAACGGCTGATGCTGCTCGGCAACATCATGCTTCTCTGCGGCTTTCATCCCCAAAGGGTGTACCAGTGGTTCATGGAGCTGTTTGTCGACGCCTACGACTGGGTGATGGTTCCGAACGTCTTTGGCATGAGCCAGTTCGCTGACGGAGGGCTCTTCACCACCAAGCCCTACCTCTCAGGCTCGAACTATGTCCGCAAGATGTCCGACTACAAAAAGGGTGGCTGGTGTGATGTCTGGGACGGTTTGTTCTGGAGTTTCATCAAACGGCACGAAGACTTCTTCCGAAAGCAGTACCGACTGGCGATGATGGCGAGGAATCTTGATCGCATGGATCCAGGCACGCTCCTGAATCACCAGCGTTGTGCGTCTGGGTTTCTTGACGGGCTGGTCTGAACCCTGCTTATGGTCCCCTCAAGTCCTTCCCTGGCGATGACGCTTCCTGCCGAGGCCTATCTCTGGTTCAAGACCCTCCACATCGTGGGTGTAGTGGTCTGGTTTGCAGGCCTCTTCTATCTTGTCCGTCTTTTCATCTATCACGTGGAGGCCGAGGAGCTGGCCCCTGACCTGAGTCTGGCCTTCAAAAACCAGTACGGGCTGATGGAAAAGCGACTGGCGAACATCATTACGACCCCCGGGATGATCGTGGCCGTGTCGATGGCCGTCGGATTGCTGGTCGCGCAACCGACATGGCTGCAACAGGGATGGATGCACACCAAGCTTGCTTTTGTAGCAGCTCTGCTTGTTTATCACTGGTTCTGCTACAGGCTGATGGGTCAACTACAGGCAGGTCACTGTCAGTGGAGTGGAAAGCAGTTGCGTGCTTTGAATGAACTGCCAACGCTGCTCCTGGTGATCGTGGTGATGCTGGTGGTCTTCAAATCTCAGTTCCCGACTAGTGCAGCCACCTGGTTCATCGTGGGGCTCGTGGTCTTCATGGCTGCTTCCATCCAGTTCTATGCCCGGTGGCGCCGGTTAAAAGCTGAATCCATCGCTGCGGAGTCCGGTCATGCCAGCTGATCTGCACCCCCTTCGAGCGATTCTTGAGACAGTCGGTCCTGAGAGCTGCCCCAGTGAGCTCAATTTTCACTGCCACACCATCTGCAGTGATGGCAGCCTTCAACCGGAGGATCTGATCCAACAGGCCAGCAGCAATGGCCTGCGTCACCTCGCGGTCACAGATCACCATTCGACTGCTGCCTACCTGCCCATGCAGACATGGCTGCGGGCGCAGCAGACCGATGGCCAATCAGTGCCAACACTCTGGTCTGGGATGGAAATCAGCTGCATTCTTCGTGGCTGTCTGGTTCATATGTTGGCCCTCGGTTTCGAACCGGGACATCCGACGTTGGCGGTCTACAACCGTGGAGATGCCGTTGTCGGAGAAGCACTGCGTGCTGACAGCGTGGTCAAGGCCATTCACGACGCTGGAGGTTTGGCCGTTCTCGCTCACCCTGCTCGTTACAGGTTGGGATTCCGTGAATTGATCGATGCCGCTGCCGATCTGGGTATCGACGGTGGCGAAGCCTGGTACGACTACGACATGCAACCGCAGTGGCAGTGGACTCCCATGGTCTGTGAACAGATCGATGCTCAGTTGAAGAACCTTGGCCTTTTGCGTACGTGTGGAACCGACAGCCACGGAGTTGACCTGAGAGGTCGCTAAGTTCAACTGACGTTCCTGATTTCGGGTATGGGTTTCTTCGACCGTCTGCTCAATTCCGGTTCCTCCGATTCCGATCGGACCCGTGAGGCCACCGGGCCCAAGCAGGCAAAACCCAAGCCCGAGGCCTACTACCTCGACAGTGACAGTTCCTCGACCCTCGGGAACAGGGATTACATGCGGGAAGCCAAGACCATCCGTCGTACCTTCCCTGGCACACTTGATAACCCTGGCGGCAAAGAACTCATCACGGAAGTTGATGCGCTCGACCTCAAGGTGGACAAGCGCAGTGATGGTCTCGGGGATCCGAAAGCCGAAAAACCCATGGAAAGCCTGATCAAGGACGGGATTCCCAAGCCGGTGAAAAAGACGTTCGCCGAGACCATGACCCAGTCGGAGCTGAACCAAAAACTCAAAGGCAGTGCTCTGAAGGCTTCTGGTGTCAACACTCCCAGTGCCCCTGATTCTGCACCTGTGGCACGCAAGGAAGAGCTCAAGCCTCAGGAAGCCCCTGCAGCAGCCCCGGCGCGTGGTGGTGCTGCCCCCAGCGACAAACCTGGCTCAATCGATCCTTTCCGTGCGATGGTGCGTGATCTCAACAAGTGATCAGCACTTCAGCTGTTTGGGTCAGCACCGCATTCGACCGCTCGTTCAGCCTCCAGTAGTAACGCCCTAATTCCCTTGAGAAGGGAGGCATCAGCGTTGCTCCACAGCTTGCGATGAGATGCTTCCAACAACCGTTCTGCCATGTCCCGCAGAGCCCAGGGATTCATCCGCTGCAAAAACGTCTGAACCTCGTCATCAAGTAGCCAGCGTTCCGCAACTCGGGCATAGCACCAGTCGGGAACGGCCCCCGTGGTGGCGTCATAGGCAAAGAGATAGTCGAGGCTGGCACCCATTTCGAAGGCCCCTTTGTACCCATGCCGTTGCATCCCCTCAATCCAGCGGGGGTTGAGCAGACGACTGCGGACAACCTTGTCGATCTCCCGTTCGAGGCCATGAATCCGCAGACGTTCGCGGCGTGAGTGATCTGCAAACAGAAGCCTGGGCGAGTGACCACCGACCTGTTGGATGGCAGCGGCCAAGCCACCCTGAAACTGGTAGTAATCATCGGAATCCAGGAGGTCGTGTTCACGGTTGTCCTGGTTGTGAAGCACCACTTGCACTGAGCGAAGCGCCTGTTCCAAACCCTGTCGGTCCGCATGGGCCACGGCATCGCCGTCGTAACGCCAGGAGCTCCAGGCCAGATAAGCCTCGCCAAGGTCAGAACGACGCTCCCACT
Coding sequences within it:
- a CDS encoding cryptochrome/photolyase family protein, giving the protein MEITLVFPHQLFADHPAISKGRPVALIEDPLLFGTDPQWPIRVHRQRLLLHRASMTVYAETLRGKGYTVFHRRHHQASTTEDHLQALLESGFVSYHLADPLDHLLEKRLRRFVDRTGGVLQILDSPMLLTPASMVEEHFATGRKPFMAKFYEHQRRRMGLLLDGDGGPLGGQWSFDADNRKKLPKGISVPAEPFHDSGAEVEQARRELEAEHCPGIGSWEPFGYPIRHEDAERWLQTFLDHRFRDFGAYEDAISTQYRVMWHSVLTPMLNVGLLTPQQVLDRTLERAADGDIPLNSLEGFIRQIVGWREFMAVMYRRHGVVMRNSNFWEFEDRPIPDAFYTGTTGLPPVDDAISHALSSGYCHHIERLMLLGNIMLLCGFHPQRVYQWFMELFVDAYDWVMVPNVFGMSQFADGGLFTTKPYLSGSNYVRKMSDYKKGGWCDVWDGLFWSFIKRHEDFFRKQYRLAMMARNLDRMDPGTLLNHQRCASGFLDGLV
- the hemJ gene encoding protoporphyrinogen oxidase HemJ, whose amino-acid sequence is MTLPAEAYLWFKTLHIVGVVVWFAGLFYLVRLFIYHVEAEELAPDLSLAFKNQYGLMEKRLANIITTPGMIVAVSMAVGLLVAQPTWLQQGWMHTKLAFVAALLVYHWFCYRLMGQLQAGHCQWSGKQLRALNELPTLLLVIVVMLVVFKSQFPTSAATWFIVGLVVFMAASIQFYARWRRLKAESIAAESGHAS
- a CDS encoding PHP domain-containing protein, with translation MPADLHPLRAILETVGPESCPSELNFHCHTICSDGSLQPEDLIQQASSNGLRHLAVTDHHSTAAYLPMQTWLRAQQTDGQSVPTLWSGMEISCILRGCLVHMLALGFEPGHPTLAVYNRGDAVVGEALRADSVVKAIHDAGGLAVLAHPARYRLGFRELIDAAADLGIDGGEAWYDYDMQPQWQWTPMVCEQIDAQLKNLGLLRTCGTDSHGVDLRGR